The genomic region atgttgacgtgacttaaccgtgattaCACAAATAGGAGGAAATGGAAGTATATGGGATGTGGGAAGGCAGAGAAGCCAGGTCTCACTAAAAAACATTAAAGAAGGTCAAGAGTTATAAATTAATATACAAAATATTagcattattttttaatacatatgaTATTATCAACACTATGGGGTGAGAGATTGCGTTAAATCTTATAATGAGCTATCCATGATAATTTAGTTTGAATTTGCTTTTGACGGAATTGAACtaaagatctctcacttacaaataaagaagaatactactaaactgtagtactaaatggtagtataaaaagtatttttaaatgtgTGGCCCACGCCTACCGACACAGCCGTCGAATCGAAGGTTGAATTTAGTAATTTAATTTAGCTGGGTTTTAAGTTTAAACAAAGCTGAATATTGTTAACGACAAGTGTGGATAATTAGACTTTGTCGGAGTTAATGCATTCCAGCTGCTTTGAATAGATTCTGGACCGTTGGCTTTTATTTTCACGAGCTAAAATATTGTCCAAGCCTCCAAGGTGACAACCCGGCAGTTTTATGGTGGGCATTCGCTGTTGTGTTTCATACTTTCATGATAAGTTTTCGGCGTGGGCGTCACGCTGTCAATAACATCTACCATTGTATTCGTATTATGATATATACAGTTATTTAGTAATCTTATATGCTTTTGTAAAAATAGTATCGGAgaaaattaattgtgaaaactTCAAAACAAGGGAAAAAACACAACACTCTTATTACAATTGCAAAACTaattatcaaaaagaaaaaaacctctCGCACGCACCGCATAACAAGCATCTTGTATGCCACCATATTCGACTCTTTTGGCATAACACTTACAATATACGAATATACCATCAAATTTCGAATATCGTACACCAATATACCATCAACAGTCAATGCTGGTGAGTTCACTAACTGAATCGCTTCCAAACAATTTGTTTCAGTTGCTGTAAGGGAGAAAATCTTCATCAGTTGGAAACAATCCAGCCTTGAGCGCGTACAACTCTATAACAAAAACTGATAATTGCTCACCATGAGCAAACGTATCAATCTTGTTGTACACCCATATTATAACTTATAACACGAAAATAATTATCATTATACCATTATGTGTCTGTCACACTCAAAATTCTCTCATGTTTGATGAGAACAAATATATCTTCAAACACATGCCATTATCAACCTACGATATACACATCATGTGGTCGTTGGCCTTAATGAGTATGAGGCAAAAAGAATACATTGAACAGGGTCGTTGATGGTCTTCTtggatttctttttttttaatttattattaatatggGAGGTtcgaaattattaaaataatttagaagatatgaagtttcgAACCTAAGACGTATGAATGAAAAGTTAGAAACCCAACACCTATTCACTAAGATATTAGACAATATGCATCTTCTTGGATCTTCAAACGTGAAGTTGTTTTCGGGAAatctacaaaaaaaacaaaaggctaGGATTCGTGATTGTGATTTTGATTTGGAGGTGGGATATAATTCCAAATTGTGGGTTCGACGTGAAACCCATTTGGCCTTACTCCAAAATACAGATTCTGTaactattattatttataaatatagcGTAAAATTCTTATGTGCACTCGATATATTACTACACAATATTATTATTCTACGTGTTATATACGTTAGTGAACAACATTCAATAAGATGGAGTAACATTTTTAAAGatgaataatatatatcaaCTGTTAACAAGATGGAAATGGTCCTTAGCTTGGGTATGCTTAACCATGGTTAACAAACTGACCTAGGCCCTTAACCCTAATCAACTTTCCACGTACTATATATTCAAATGAACCCACACTCCATCCTCATGACAAATGTCCGTTTCTAGGCAATTCCACTAGCTTTTAGAGTTTCCCCGCTTAACTTCAAATAGTTATAGTTATGAAACTCTTCGTGCTAGCCAACCTTTCAATCTTAGTCTTTTGGTTTGGAGGTACGACGTCGTACTCaaactctctcactctcactctcttcctcctctCATTCTTCTACCTTTTCCTCGTCTCTCTATGTCACTGTCTCGTCCCCGGAGGTTTTGCATGGTCATGTTACAGTCATGCCCAAAACTCTCAAAACGATACGAGCCTCCGGGGACCAGCTGGATGGCCTATACTAGGATTCCTACCCCATCATATGGGTTCTCTTGCCCACCAAAAACTCTCCACTATGGCAACTTCACTCAAGGCAACCAGGCTCATGGCATTCAGCTTAGGCACTACTCGTGTTATCATCAGCAGCCATCCTGACACTGCTAGGCAAATCCTAGGAGGCTCGTCATTTTCCGACCGTCCGATCAAGCAATCAGCTAAGTTGCTAATGTTTGAGCGCGCCATAGGGTTTGCTCCTTCAGGAACATATTGGCGCCACCTGCGCAGGATAGCAGCTGTCCATATGTTTTCACCAAAGAGAATCGGAGGCCTAGAAACCCTAAGGCAAAAAGTGGCTGATGAAATGGTGGTGACAATTTGGgatgagatgaaggaaaataGGGTTGTGGGATTAAAAGCAATATTGCAAAAGGGTTCTTTGGATAACATAATCCAGAGTGTTTTTGGCACTAATAATTTAGGTTTAGATAAGGTGGTTTGTACTAATCTAACGTTAATGTTGCTAGTTAAACAAGGGTACGAATTGATTTCTAGGTTTAATTTGGAGGATTATTTTCCCTTGAGGTTTTTGGACTTTTATGGTGTGAAGAGGAAGTGTCACAAATTGGCGGCTAAGGTGAAGTGTGTGGTGGGGCAAATTGTGAGGGAAAGAATAAGAGCAGGAGATTTCGGTGGCGGCAGTGACTTTCTCAGTGCTTTGCTAGCTTTGCcggaagaagataaactaagtGATTCAGACATGGTGGCTGTTTTGTGGGTGAGCAATCAAAAATCTCTCAACTTTAAATTGTTCTTAATATAATTCACTATAGTTGttcaatatatatgtatatgtatatatacatgtcATTTTATATATTGTTGCATGCATCATATAATATTGATCACATCTTTAATAAACGTATAGATTCATAAAATCGGATATATATTGCTTCGATAACAAATGTGATTAACATTTTGAATAAGATTTTTATATGACCCTTACAAATGTGAATAACTACCAGTTATTAATTTACATATACTAAGACTTATCAACTTACAAATTAACGATCATCTATATACATATGAATAATTGTTGTTAAGTTTATTATAGTTCGTTTGATAGATCATTAATTATGGGGGATATTTTTCCCTATAGTTCCTAGGACTTTATAAAAAGTGACAATCCAAAGTCCTGCTGCAAAAGCTATCTAGAGTCATGATTGAACAACACCATACCCTGGCTGCTAACTTGGTATTTGACCATAAGATTCTAAATTATAATATAGTTCCATTTAgagtccctttttttttaatgtatatttGAACTCAATTTCAACACGTATTTAAGCATTAAATTTGATTCAGCAGTCTTTTATCACTCTTTTTAAATCATTGAATCAAATACTATTgtcaaatatatcaacgctaAATGCTTCTAAGTAATCAAGAAGATTGATTTAGACTCCGTTGTCATTAAGTTAAAATTAGAAATTGCCACAataagatgatggagaacctttcacaTGCTATTTTTGTTCTTGGGGATTaattattgatatttttatcCCTTATCCACTAGGAATAAATCATACTCCGTACGAATTCTATCTAAATATGGCCTATATTATTAAATATCTCTTTTATGCTATCCACGTTGATCTCTTTCCTGTTTACCATTTTTTTCATGGGACTTTAAGATTCTTGGTGGAACATGCACATTGCACTAGCTTAGATTAAATTAACATATATACTAAGATTTGTTTCCCTAATAATTTTGATCTCCTAGCTCCTAGTACAACCATAAGATCTTCCGTGCTTAAATTAACCAAGCCTTTTTGTCTTTTGGTTTTGTGACATTATCCAGGAAATGATATTTCGAGGGACAGACACGGTTGCTATACTTCTGGAGTGGATTATGGCAAGGATAGTCTTACACCAAGACATCCAAGCCAAAGCACAACAAGAACTTGACACACACGTGGGGAACAAGAGGCACGTGCGAGACTCCGACCTTCCAAACCTGCCTTATCTGCAAGCCATAGTTAAGGAAGTTCTCAGAATGCACCCTCCAGGCCCATTGCTATCATGGGCCCGTCTTGCGGTCCATGATGTCCATGTGGACAAGGTCTTTATCCCAGCTGGCACAACTGCGATGGTCAATATGTGGGCCATAACCCATGACCCATCCATCTGGAAGGACCCGATGGTGTTCAGGCCTGAGAGGTTCATCGAGGAGGACGTGTCAATAATGGGCTCGGATCTCAAGCTCGCACCATTTGGGT from Pyrus communis chromosome 4, drPyrComm1.1, whole genome shotgun sequence harbors:
- the LOC137730604 gene encoding cytochrome P450 78A5-like → MKLFVLANLSILVFWFGGTTSYSNSLTLTLFLLSFFYLFLVSLCHCLVPGGFAWSCYSHAQNSQNDTSLRGPAGWPILGFLPHHMGSLAHQKLSTMATSLKATRLMAFSLGTTRVIISSHPDTARQILGGSSFSDRPIKQSAKLLMFERAIGFAPSGTYWRHLRRIAAVHMFSPKRIGGLETLRQKVADEMVVTIWDEMKENRVVGLKAILQKGSLDNIIQSVFGTNNLGLDKVVCTNLTLMLLVKQGYELISRFNLEDYFPLRFLDFYGVKRKCHKLAAKVKCVVGQIVRERIRAGDFGGGSDFLSALLALPEEDKLSDSDMVAVLWEMIFRGTDTVAILLEWIMARIVLHQDIQAKAQQELDTHVGNKRHVRDSDLPNLPYLQAIVKEVLRMHPPGPLLSWARLAVHDVHVDKVFIPAGTTAMVNMWAITHDPSIWKDPMVFRPERFIEEDVSIMGSDLKLAPFGSGRRVCPGKALGLTTVHLWLARLLHQFKWLPAEHVDLSECLRLSLEMKKPLACRVAPRSALRVNEAS